Proteins found in one Agaribacterium sp. ZY112 genomic segment:
- the gatC gene encoding Asp-tRNA(Asn)/Glu-tRNA(Gln) amidotransferase subunit GatC, with protein sequence MNPSDIQKIAHLARVEISADVADETAKSITEVLTLVDQLQAADTEGVAPMAHPLDAVQRLRADSVSETNVREKMQNIAPAVENGLYLVPKVID encoded by the coding sequence GTGAACCCTTCCGACATTCAAAAAATTGCTCATCTTGCGCGAGTGGAAATCAGTGCCGACGTTGCCGATGAAACCGCAAAGAGCATTACCGAAGTGCTGACACTTGTAGACCAGCTGCAGGCTGCAGACACAGAGGGTGTTGCCCCAATGGCTCACCCACTTGATGCAGTTCAGCGTTTACGTGCTGACTCAGTCAGCGAAACGAACGTGCGCGAGAAGATGCAAAACATCGCTCCGGCCGTAGAAAACGGCCTCTATCTTGTGCCCAAAGTAATCGACTAA
- a CDS encoding thiazole synthase, producing MWTLADKELDSRLLIGTALYPSPQIMVDAIKASKSEVLTVSLRRQKPEQGGGQEFWNYLKELNLNILPNTAGCHSVKEAVTTAQMARELFGTTWLKLEVIGDDYNLQPNPFELLEATKELISQGFEVFPYCTDDLVLCEKLVEAGCQILMPWGAPIGTGRGLTDPYALKVLRQRMPDITMIVDAGIGSPSHAVQALEMGFDGVLLNTAVAKAADPVKMARAFAHALEAGRLGYEAGVMPEKDLAAPSTPTLGTPFWHQN from the coding sequence ATGTGGACTCTAGCCGACAAAGAACTCGATAGCCGCTTATTAATTGGTACTGCGCTGTACCCTTCACCACAAATTATGGTCGATGCGATTAAGGCGTCCAAGTCTGAGGTGCTGACTGTTAGCTTGCGCCGTCAAAAACCCGAACAGGGGGGCGGCCAAGAATTTTGGAATTACCTAAAAGAGCTCAATTTAAATATCTTGCCCAATACCGCCGGCTGCCACAGCGTAAAAGAAGCGGTAACAACCGCGCAAATGGCACGCGAGTTATTTGGCACTACGTGGTTAAAACTCGAAGTCATTGGCGATGATTACAACCTACAGCCAAACCCTTTTGAACTACTTGAAGCAACAAAAGAGCTCATCAGCCAAGGCTTTGAAGTCTTCCCTTATTGCACCGATGATCTTGTTCTGTGCGAAAAATTAGTCGAAGCCGGCTGTCAAATTCTCATGCCTTGGGGGGCCCCGATTGGTACAGGCCGTGGTTTAACCGACCCCTATGCGCTTAAGGTGTTGCGCCAGCGCATGCCCGACATCACCATGATTGTTGATGCCGGTATCGGCTCGCCTTCACACGCAGTTCAAGCCCTAGAAATGGGTTTTGATGGCGTACTGCTTAATACAGCCGTTGCTAAAGCTGCAGACCCAGTAAAAATGGCTCGCGCTTTTGCCCACGCTCTTGAAGCCGGTCGCCTAGGTTATGAAGCGGGTGTAATGCCAGAAAAAGACCTAGCAGCCCCCAGTACCCCCACCTTAGGCACCCCTTTTTGGCACCAAAACTAA
- a CDS encoding GFA family protein — MNSGSCLCGSINYQIIGQPGDIVHCHCQTCQKAHGAAFSSVAAVKEQNFKLFGQEALNNHESSPGKFRYFCSHCGTQIYAKREGSEDIILRLGSLDTQPDSKESHHIWVSQKASWYSIQNQLPENQEY; from the coding sequence ATGAACTCTGGCAGCTGCTTATGCGGAAGCATTAACTACCAAATAATAGGGCAGCCTGGTGACATTGTGCACTGCCACTGCCAGACCTGCCAGAAGGCACATGGAGCAGCGTTCTCTAGTGTGGCAGCAGTAAAAGAGCAAAACTTTAAGCTCTTTGGGCAAGAAGCACTCAATAACCATGAATCGTCACCGGGTAAATTTAGGTACTTCTGTTCACACTGCGGTACTCAAATTTACGCCAAGCGAGAAGGCAGCGAAGACATTATTTTACGCCTTGGTAGCCTTGACACTCAGCCTGACAGCAAAGAGAGCCACCATATTTGGGTATCGCAAAAAGCCAGTTGGTACAGCATCCAAAACCAACTACCTGAAAACCAAGAATACTAA
- a CDS encoding PA4642 family protein: MSLKKDKQKVLGEVFDDQRVKSFLEINEREGINTDYALLERAYRGMKAENFSTFVGFFVEAGHDINATNTQGLNLLNVIAEHTTSDDYRSALVAAGARG, translated from the coding sequence ATGAGTTTAAAAAAAGACAAGCAAAAGGTACTGGGTGAAGTCTTTGACGACCAGCGAGTAAAAAGCTTTTTGGAAATTAACGAGCGCGAAGGCATCAATACCGACTACGCCCTACTCGAGCGAGCTTACCGTGGCATGAAAGCAGAAAATTTTTCGACGTTTGTCGGCTTTTTTGTTGAAGCAGGGCACGATATTAACGCCACCAACACTCAGGGCTTAAACTTGCTGAATGTTATTGCCGAGCATACAACAAGCGACGATTACCGCAGCGCACTTGTCGCAGCAGGTGCTCGCGGCTAA
- the gatB gene encoding Asp-tRNA(Asn)/Glu-tRNA(Gln) amidotransferase subunit GatB: MQWETVIGLEIHVQLNTHTKIFSGSSIAFGAEPNTQASLVDLAMPGTLPVANEEAFRKAIMFGLAVDAEIGTESVFERKNYFYPDLPKGYQTTQLDKPIVIGGHLDIQVGENTKRVRLHHAHLEEDAGKSLHEDFHGMSGIDLNRAGTPLIEVVTEPDISNAEEAVAFARKMHSLVSSLGICDGEMSQGSMRFDVNISVRPAGEEKLGTRTETKNLNSFRFMERCIEQEVERQIEVLEDGGSITQETRLYNGDTHTARSMRSKEEANDYRYFPCPDLLPVHVDEVYIEAVKQSLPELPEARKQRFEEQYKLSSYDADLLSADASMAKLFESCTETSKDAKLSANWLMGEFSARLNTEELSINHAPINGEQLGTLIVRIKDGTISNKIAKTVFDAMWNGEGEVDSIIEAKGLKQVSDSGALEKIVDDVIAANDKQVENYRAAAEDKKPKMLGFFVGQCMKASKGQANPQQLNKILKEKLG; this comes from the coding sequence ATGCAGTGGGAAACCGTTATTGGCCTGGAAATTCACGTCCAGCTCAACACTCATACTAAAATATTTTCAGGCTCCAGCATCGCTTTTGGTGCCGAGCCCAATACCCAAGCTAGCCTCGTTGATTTGGCTATGCCTGGCACCTTGCCGGTGGCCAACGAAGAAGCCTTCCGCAAAGCCATCATGTTTGGTCTTGCAGTCGACGCCGAAATTGGTACAGAAAGTGTTTTTGAACGCAAAAACTACTTCTACCCCGATTTGCCTAAGGGCTATCAAACCACACAACTGGATAAGCCCATTGTTATCGGCGGCCATCTCGACATTCAGGTTGGAGAAAACACAAAACGCGTTCGCTTACACCACGCCCACCTAGAAGAAGATGCCGGAAAGAGCTTGCACGAAGACTTTCACGGCATGAGTGGAATCGATTTAAACCGCGCTGGCACGCCACTTATTGAAGTGGTCACTGAGCCTGACATTAGCAATGCTGAAGAAGCGGTTGCGTTTGCTCGCAAGATGCACAGCCTTGTCAGCTCACTGGGTATTTGTGATGGCGAAATGAGCCAAGGCTCCATGCGCTTTGACGTTAACATCAGTGTTCGCCCTGCCGGCGAAGAAAAACTCGGCACGCGCACCGAAACCAAAAACCTCAATAGCTTCCGCTTTATGGAACGCTGTATTGAGCAAGAAGTAGAGCGCCAAATTGAGGTGCTCGAAGACGGCGGCAGCATCACTCAGGAGACTCGCCTCTACAACGGCGATACTCACACCGCTCGCTCCATGCGCTCAAAAGAAGAAGCCAACGACTACCGCTACTTCCCCTGCCCCGATTTATTACCGGTGCACGTCGACGAAGTTTATATCGAAGCCGTTAAACAAAGCCTGCCCGAGCTCCCCGAAGCCCGCAAACAACGCTTTGAAGAACAGTACAAACTCAGCAGCTACGACGCCGACCTGCTAAGTGCTGACGCCTCCATGGCCAAGCTTTTTGAAAGCTGCACAGAGACCAGCAAAGACGCCAAGCTCAGCGCCAACTGGCTGATGGGTGAATTTAGTGCACGCTTAAATACAGAGGAACTCAGCATTAATCACGCCCCAATTAACGGTGAACAACTAGGCACCCTAATTGTCCGCATTAAAGACGGCACCATCTCCAATAAGATTGCTAAAACCGTCTTTGATGCCATGTGGAATGGTGAAGGCGAAGTGGACAGTATCATCGAAGCCAAAGGCTTAAAGCAGGTAAGTGACAGTGGTGCACTAGAAAAGATCGTTGATGATGTTATCGCCGCCAACGACAAACAAGTAGAAAATTATCGCGCCGCAGCCGAAGATAAAAAACCCAAAATGCTCGGTTTCTTTGTTGGTCAATGTATGAAAGCCTCCAAAGGCCAAGCCAACCCGCAACAATTGAATAAGATTTTAAAAGAGAAATTAGGATGA
- the thiC gene encoding phosphomethylpyrimidine synthase ThiC, which translates to MNSKTDINSADAQSIITREPLPASSKVYVQSESIADVKVPMREIALTDGTSVTVYDCSGPYTDPDANINVHEGLPDIRSQWIETRGDTEEYEGREIKPIDNGHTDEIRGFAYFNEKLQRKPRRAKAGGNVSQMHYARKGIITPEMEYIAIRENQAREALSNEFTTDERNERLKGHSWGANLQPITPEFVRKEVAEGRAIIPANINHTELEPMIIGRNFLVKINANIGNSALTSSIEEEVEKLVWSIRWGGDTVMDLSTGKHIHATRDYIVRNSPVPIGTVPIYQALEKVNGVAEDLNWEVFRDTLIEQAEQGVDYFTIHAGVLLRYVPLTADRVTGIVSRGGSIMAKWCIAHHEENFLYTHFEEICEIMKAYDVSFSLGDGLRPGSLADANDAAQFGELETLGELTKIAWKHDVQVMIEGPGHVAMHLIKENMDKQLECCDEAPFYTLGPLTTDIAPGYDHFTSGIGAAMIGWYGCAMLCYVTPKEHLGLPNRDDVKEGIITYKIAAHAADIAKGHPGARYRDDMLSKARFEFRWEDQFNLGLDPDRAREFHDETLPKDSAKVAHFCSMCGPKFCSMKISQEVRDYSEQQKAAEEGMKQKSEEFLAQGAEIYTEAK; encoded by the coding sequence ATGAACAGCAAGACCGACATCAATAGCGCCGATGCGCAATCCATTATCACCCGCGAGCCTCTTCCGGCCAGCAGCAAGGTATACGTACAAAGCGAAAGCATTGCCGACGTTAAAGTACCTATGCGTGAAATCGCCTTGACCGATGGCACCAGCGTCACGGTTTACGATTGCTCCGGCCCTTATACCGACCCAGATGCCAACATCAACGTGCACGAAGGTCTGCCTGATATTCGCAGCCAATGGATTGAAACACGCGGTGATACAGAAGAATACGAAGGCCGAGAGATCAAACCTATTGATAACGGCCACACCGATGAAATTCGCGGCTTTGCCTACTTCAACGAAAAACTACAGCGCAAACCTCGCCGCGCCAAAGCCGGCGGCAACGTCAGCCAAATGCACTACGCTCGCAAAGGTATTATCACGCCAGAGATGGAATACATTGCCATTCGCGAAAACCAAGCGCGCGAAGCCTTAAGTAATGAGTTCACCACTGATGAGCGCAACGAGCGTCTAAAAGGCCACAGCTGGGGCGCAAACCTACAGCCAATTACGCCTGAATTTGTACGTAAAGAAGTGGCTGAAGGTCGCGCAATTATCCCTGCGAACATCAACCATACCGAATTGGAACCCATGATCATTGGCCGTAACTTCTTAGTGAAGATCAACGCCAACATCGGTAACTCTGCATTAACCTCAAGTATTGAAGAAGAAGTAGAAAAGCTAGTTTGGTCTATCCGCTGGGGTGGTGACACCGTTATGGACCTTTCAACCGGTAAGCACATTCACGCTACCCGCGACTACATTGTACGTAACAGCCCCGTGCCCATCGGCACCGTACCTATTTATCAAGCGCTTGAAAAAGTAAACGGTGTCGCCGAAGACCTAAACTGGGAAGTTTTCCGCGATACCCTGATTGAACAAGCTGAACAGGGCGTTGACTACTTCACCATTCACGCCGGTGTATTGCTGCGCTATGTACCGCTAACCGCCGATCGTGTCACCGGTATCGTTAGCCGTGGTGGCTCTATCATGGCCAAGTGGTGTATTGCCCACCACGAAGAGAACTTCCTCTACACCCACTTTGAAGAAATCTGTGAAATCATGAAAGCTTACGACGTAAGCTTCAGCTTGGGTGATGGTCTGCGCCCAGGTTCTTTGGCCGATGCCAACGATGCCGCACAATTTGGTGAGCTAGAAACACTCGGAGAATTGACCAAAATCGCTTGGAAGCACGACGTACAGGTTATGATCGAAGGCCCAGGTCATGTTGCCATGCACTTAATTAAAGAGAACATGGACAAGCAGTTAGAATGCTGTGATGAAGCACCATTCTATACCTTAGGCCCACTGACCACAGACATCGCTCCAGGTTACGACCACTTTACCAGTGGCATCGGCGCCGCGATGATCGGTTGGTACGGCTGCGCCATGCTTTGTTATGTCACACCTAAAGAGCACCTTGGCCTGCCTAACCGTGATGATGTTAAAGAAGGCATCATCACCTATAAAATTGCTGCCCACGCTGCCGACATCGCCAAAGGACACCCCGGTGCTCGCTACCGCGATGACATGCTCAGTAAAGCTCGCTTTGAATTCCGCTGGGAAGATCAGTTCAACCTAGGTTTAGACCCTGATCGTGCCCGTGAATTTCACGATGAAACCCTGCCTAAAGACAGCGCCAAAGTGGCTCACTTCTGCTCCATGTGTGGCCCTAAGTTCTGCTCAATGAAGATTTCTCAGGAAGTCCGCGACTACAGCGAACAGCAAAAAGCCGCCGAAGAAGGCATGAAACAAAAGTCGGAAGAATTTTTGGCGCAAGGCGCTGAGATTTATACCGAGGCCAAATAA
- the cysZ gene encoding sulfate transporter CysZ: MPINCPNNNIISGARYMFEGARLLMHPKLRPYILVPLLINCLLFFVLTSVLLSYFWTVFNEGTGWIPESIQPWVEPFAWFVWFIVGVFFLIIYGYSFNVITNIVAAPFYGLLAENTEKLLTGTEPPPESLGRMIPRVLMREFSKLLYFLGRGFLVILLMIMLGFIPVIQLLAPLIGMLWGAWSMAIQYADYPADNHQVRFSHMRLSLWNRMGSSLGFGSCIMTCSVIPIVNIFAMPAAVTGGTLFWLKELNEQVELDSNK; the protein is encoded by the coding sequence ATGCCCATCAACTGCCCCAACAATAATATTATTAGTGGTGCGCGCTATATGTTTGAAGGCGCGCGCCTATTAATGCACCCTAAGCTGCGCCCCTATATTTTAGTACCGCTGCTGATCAACTGTCTTTTATTCTTTGTTCTAACTAGCGTGCTATTAAGCTATTTCTGGACAGTATTTAACGAAGGGACAGGCTGGATTCCAGAATCTATTCAGCCTTGGGTCGAACCCTTTGCGTGGTTTGTCTGGTTTATTGTTGGCGTCTTTTTCTTAATTATTTACGGCTACTCCTTTAATGTTATTACCAACATTGTCGCGGCGCCGTTTTATGGCTTATTGGCCGAGAATACCGAAAAATTACTAACTGGCACCGAACCTCCACCCGAAAGCCTAGGCCGGATGATTCCGCGGGTACTTATGCGAGAGTTCTCCAAGCTGCTTTATTTTTTAGGGCGTGGTTTTCTAGTCATACTCCTGATGATCATGCTTGGTTTTATTCCGGTAATACAACTGCTTGCACCACTAATTGGCATGCTCTGGGGGGCGTGGTCTATGGCCATACAATATGCCGACTACCCTGCCGACAACCATCAGGTGCGCTTTTCTCATATGCGTCTTTCACTGTGGAATCGAATGGGTTCGAGTTTAGGTTTTGGCAGCTGCATCATGACCTGCTCGGTCATCCCCATTGTTAATATCTTTGCCATGCCAGCGGCCGTCACAGGCGGCACTTTATTTTGGTTAAAAGAACTGAACGAACAAGTTGAACTAGACAGTAATAAGTAA
- the gatA gene encoding Asp-tRNA(Asn)/Glu-tRNA(Gln) amidotransferase subunit GatA: protein MHTLTLAQQIQKLNAGEFSSVELTQHYLDRIKRLDGEINSFITVTEDLALEQARAADAKRAAGETAPLLGLPIAHKDIFCTDGVLTTCGSKMLNNFVAPYNATIVENYLNAGAVTLGKTNMDEFAMGSSNETSYYGKVLNPWARNCVPGGSSGGSAACVAARLAPAATASDTGGSIRQPAALCGVTGIKPTYGRVSRWGMIAFASSLDQAGVMAATAEDAALMLETMAGFDKKDSTSIDQDVPQYSASLNDDIKGLRIGVPDEYFGEGLDPATEKAVQEAIKVYEQLGAEIVSISLPHTHLAVPAYYVIAPAEASANLSRFDGVRYGHRCDDPADLEDLYKRSRGEGFGEEVKRRILVGTYALSAGYYDAYYRKAQQVRRLMKQDFDQAFDKVDLIIGPTSPSPAFEFGSKSDDPIAMYLEDIYTIATNLAGLPGMSIPCGLVDNKPVGLQLIGNYFKEGTMLNAAHRFQQATNFHTLAPSDID, encoded by the coding sequence ATGCATACGCTAACCCTTGCTCAACAAATACAAAAACTCAATGCTGGTGAATTCTCCAGCGTTGAATTGACCCAGCACTACCTTGATCGCATCAAGCGCTTAGATGGCGAGATCAACAGTTTTATTACCGTTACCGAAGATCTAGCCCTAGAACAAGCCAGGGCCGCTGATGCCAAACGCGCCGCTGGCGAAACAGCCCCTCTTCTCGGTTTGCCTATCGCCCACAAAGATATTTTTTGTACTGACGGCGTACTGACGACCTGTGGCTCAAAAATGCTCAACAACTTTGTTGCGCCTTATAACGCCACCATCGTTGAGAACTACCTCAATGCCGGTGCCGTTACACTAGGTAAAACCAATATGGATGAGTTTGCGATGGGCTCTTCCAACGAGACCTCGTATTACGGCAAGGTTCTCAACCCGTGGGCCCGCAACTGCGTACCGGGTGGCTCATCCGGTGGTTCTGCCGCTTGTGTGGCAGCTCGCTTAGCGCCAGCCGCCACCGCCAGCGACACCGGCGGCTCTATTCGCCAACCGGCAGCACTATGTGGCGTCACCGGTATCAAGCCTACCTACGGTCGTGTCAGCCGCTGGGGCATGATTGCCTTCGCCTCAAGCCTCGACCAAGCAGGTGTCATGGCTGCCACAGCAGAAGATGCGGCACTCATGCTAGAGACCATGGCCGGTTTTGACAAAAAAGACTCTACCAGCATCGATCAGGATGTGCCTCAGTACAGTGCCAGCCTCAACGATGACATCAAGGGCCTACGTATTGGCGTGCCTGACGAATACTTCGGTGAAGGTTTAGATCCAGCGACAGAAAAAGCCGTACAAGAAGCCATCAAAGTTTACGAGCAGCTTGGCGCCGAGATTGTCAGCATCAGCCTGCCGCACACCCACTTAGCCGTACCAGCTTATTATGTGATTGCCCCCGCAGAAGCATCGGCCAATTTAAGCCGCTTTGACGGCGTGCGCTACGGTCACCGCTGTGACGATCCCGCCGATCTCGAAGACCTCTACAAACGCTCTCGCGGAGAAGGCTTTGGCGAAGAAGTGAAGCGCCGTATCTTAGTTGGCACCTACGCCTTAAGTGCTGGCTATTACGATGCTTACTACCGTAAAGCCCAACAAGTACGCCGCTTGATGAAACAAGACTTCGATCAGGCCTTTGACAAGGTTGATCTAATTATTGGCCCCACATCACCCTCGCCGGCCTTTGAGTTTGGCTCTAAAAGTGATGACCCTATCGCCATGTACCTCGAAGATATCTACACCATTGCCACCAATCTTGCAGGCTTACCCGGCATGAGCATTCCGTGTGGTTTAGTAGATAACAAGCCCGTAGGCCTACAGCTTATCGGCAACTACTTCAAAGAAGGCACCATGCTTAATGCCGCTCACCGCTTCCAGCAAGCGACCAACTTCCACACGCTTGCACCGAGCGACATAGACTAG
- the thiS gene encoding sulfur carrier protein ThiS — protein sequence MNIILNDQQQELSSSALSELISTAVTGDAPFAIAINEQFIPRSEYNNTELKDGDRVEILSPMQGG from the coding sequence ATGAACATCATCCTAAATGATCAACAACAAGAACTTAGCTCCAGCGCCTTAAGTGAGCTGATTAGCACCGCGGTCACAGGTGACGCCCCTTTTGCCATTGCCATTAACGAGCAGTTTATTCCTCGCAGTGAGTACAACAACACCGAGCTTAAAGACGGTGATCGTGTGGAAATTTTATCACCCATGCAAGGAGGCTAA
- the thiO gene encoding glycine oxidase ThiO gives MATCLNIGIAGAGLMGRLLAWQLNQLGHQVTVFDKNTRYSGEAAGFTAAGMLTPYAEAEAAELPIYRLGLRSLQLWPAIIKQLKQPVRYQQQGSILVAHPADAAELQQFESQLRHSIQPSPEQQLKLDQGALTALEPELAQHFQTAMYFPEEAWISASDSMQALANEAIENGVAWREQHAVDRAEAHTIVSNGNAERFDWVIDCRGTGAKPQWQDVRAVRGEVLWVQAPEVNIKRLVRLMHPRYRLYLVPTGKDDIYIIGATQIESEDWSAMSVRSALELLSALYSLHSGFAEARIIKMDSNCRPALKDNLPKVECSQGLMRVNGLFRHGYLLAPAICEQVIAHIQEKNQSFNDDVIAPISSET, from the coding sequence ATGGCAACTTGCCTTAACATAGGCATCGCAGGTGCCGGCCTAATGGGTCGGCTCTTGGCTTGGCAGCTCAATCAACTTGGCCACCAAGTAACGGTGTTTGATAAAAACACTCGTTACAGTGGCGAAGCTGCAGGCTTTACAGCTGCAGGTATGCTGACCCCTTACGCCGAAGCCGAGGCAGCAGAGCTGCCAATTTACCGGCTTGGTTTACGCTCTTTGCAACTCTGGCCAGCTATCATTAAGCAGCTCAAGCAGCCTGTTCGCTATCAGCAACAAGGCAGTATTTTAGTGGCTCATCCTGCTGATGCTGCCGAACTACAACAGTTTGAAAGCCAGCTAAGACACAGCATACAGCCTAGCCCTGAACAACAATTAAAACTCGACCAAGGCGCTTTAACTGCTCTCGAGCCCGAACTCGCTCAGCACTTCCAAACTGCTATGTATTTCCCCGAAGAGGCATGGATTAGCGCCTCTGACAGTATGCAAGCACTTGCCAACGAAGCTATCGAAAACGGTGTTGCTTGGCGCGAACAACATGCTGTCGATCGTGCTGAAGCGCATACTATTGTTAGCAACGGTAACGCAGAGCGTTTTGACTGGGTGATCGATTGCCGAGGCACAGGCGCGAAGCCTCAGTGGCAAGATGTACGTGCCGTGCGTGGTGAAGTACTGTGGGTACAAGCCCCCGAAGTGAACATTAAGCGCCTTGTGCGCCTTATGCATCCACGCTATCGACTCTACCTAGTGCCAACTGGCAAAGATGATATTTACATTATTGGCGCGACTCAGATAGAAAGTGAAGACTGGTCCGCAATGAGCGTACGTTCAGCCTTAGAACTACTGTCGGCCCTTTACAGCCTACACAGTGGTTTTGCCGAAGCCCGAATCATTAAAATGGATAGCAACTGCCGGCCTGCTCTCAAAGACAACTTACCCAAAGTCGAATGCAGCCAAGGCTTGATGCGAGTTAACGGCCTCTTTCGCCATGGCTACCTTCTCGCTCCAGCTATTTGTGAGCAAGTAATTGCTCACATACAAGAAAAAAACCAATCTTTTAATGACGACGTTATAGCACCGATAAGCAGTGAGACTTAA
- a CDS encoding TIGR00645 family protein produces the protein MESTFEKLLYRSRWLLAPIYFGLSFAVIALAIMFFREVWYLFSHIMSIKEADLILHILSLIDIAMVGGLLVMVMMSGYENFVSTLTVADEDEKLGWLGKMDSSSLKAKIAASIVAISSIHLLKKFMDLEHIENDKLLWYVIIHMTFVVSAFLMSISDSKLFKK, from the coding sequence ATGGAAAGCACCTTCGAAAAATTACTCTACCGTTCGCGCTGGCTACTGGCGCCAATTTATTTTGGCTTAAGCTTTGCCGTCATCGCCCTTGCGATCATGTTCTTTCGAGAAGTCTGGTATTTATTTAGCCATATCATGAGCATAAAAGAAGCCGACTTGATTCTGCATATCTTGTCGCTAATCGATATCGCCATGGTCGGTGGCCTCTTGGTCATGGTAATGATGAGCGGTTACGAAAATTTTGTATCTACTCTCACCGTTGCAGACGAAGACGAAAAACTCGGCTGGCTCGGCAAGATGGATAGCTCCTCTCTAAAAGCAAAAATCGCGGCCAGCATTGTCGCCATCTCATCCATCCACCTACTCAAAAAGTTTATGGATTTAGAGCATATAGAGAATGACAAACTACTTTGGTACGTCATTATCCATATGACCTTTGTGGTATCTGCATTTTTGATGAGCATTAGTGATAGTAAGTTATTTAAGAAATAA
- a CDS encoding rod shape-determining protein — protein MLKKVKGLFSNDLSIDLGTANTLIYVRGRGIVLNEPSVVAIRNHNGQKSVEAVGESAKRMLGRTPGNITAIRPLKDGVIADFQVTEKMLQHFIRKVHESSWFQPSPRVLICVPCLSTEVEKRAIRESALGAGAREVHLIEEPMAAAIGAGLKVEQASGSMVVDIGGGTTEIAILSLNGVVLSDSVRIGGDRFDEAVVNYVRRKYGSVIGDATAERIKTEIGCAHTESEELEIDVRGRNLAEGVPKSFTLSSGEILEALQEPLAGIMQAIKSALELSPPELASDIAETGIVLTGGGALLRDLDRLIADETGLPVIVADDPLTCVARGGGIALEVMETQKIDLAI, from the coding sequence ATGTTAAAAAAAGTCAAAGGTCTGTTCTCTAACGACCTGTCCATTGATTTGGGGACGGCGAACACGCTGATTTATGTGCGTGGTCGCGGCATAGTATTAAATGAGCCTTCCGTGGTTGCGATCCGCAATCACAATGGTCAAAAATCAGTCGAAGCTGTAGGTGAAAGCGCTAAGCGCATGCTTGGTAGAACACCTGGCAATATTACCGCTATCCGCCCGTTAAAAGACGGCGTGATTGCCGACTTTCAGGTGACCGAGAAAATGCTGCAGCACTTTATTCGCAAAGTGCATGAAAGCAGCTGGTTCCAACCGAGTCCTCGTGTTCTGATCTGTGTGCCGTGTTTATCCACTGAAGTAGAAAAACGAGCTATTCGAGAGTCTGCTCTTGGTGCTGGAGCGCGCGAGGTGCATTTGATCGAAGAGCCAATGGCTGCAGCGATTGGTGCCGGTCTTAAAGTAGAGCAGGCTTCTGGTTCTATGGTGGTGGATATCGGTGGTGGTACCACTGAAATAGCCATCCTGTCACTAAATGGCGTTGTGCTTTCAGACTCTGTGCGTATAGGTGGAGATCGATTTGATGAGGCGGTTGTTAATTACGTTCGTCGCAAGTACGGCAGTGTGATTGGTGATGCAACTGCAGAGCGCATTAAGACCGAAATTGGTTGTGCGCACACTGAGAGTGAAGAGTTGGAGATCGATGTTCGCGGTCGCAACCTTGCGGAAGGTGTACCTAAAAGCTTTACGCTAAGCAGTGGCGAGATTCTTGAGGCGTTACAAGAGCCTCTTGCAGGTATTATGCAGGCGATTAAAAGCGCGCTTGAGCTTAGCCCGCCAGAACTGGCTTCCGATATTGCTGAGACCGGTATTGTCTTAACCGGTGGTGGTGCTTTATTGCGTGATCTTGATAGGCTGATCGCTGATGAGACCGGTTTACCTGTGATTGTTGCCGATGATCCTCTTACTTGTGTTGCTCGTGGCGGTGGCATTGCTCTTGAGGTGATGGAAACACAAAAGATTGATTTAGCTATTTAG